One Alosa alosa isolate M-15738 ecotype Scorff River chromosome 22, AALO_Geno_1.1, whole genome shotgun sequence DNA segment encodes these proteins:
- the il12rb2l gene encoding interleukin 12 receptor, beta 2a, like, whose amino-acid sequence MRQGCDATKILGHQRWTQEEGITARHFQLVEPLPLTRYEFQVRCTCVEVMSPWSNLTLDTPQAAPVDLVDIWTDCGLSSHTPCNITWKDPDRSLQRANLEGFDFREEFQNGTVRKWTVSRSPVVSNSLGVTQPACINLAFHTEVPSMKFTVTREGEQGLTASWSPPPHFSEHVQEYVLQRRRAGLPFSDEFDWIRVNRDKNATLLKGQFRNCTPYDISLFVLMLNQTTQMMASTVAFSFQCVPPEVPFDVQCRQDSALVSWAHTALKDTVGHMLRYRLQLNNNTVYHAEGTQFLLLGLQPAQTYELTLQAETGAGVGHIRRLICTTSTPPGFPVQVVVWFLAACVCCLSVGCWIYKTRVLHCGYVPDPKHSQLLQELNHLWHPVQFCSLSEPVLKGSQLEVVPLPEKTDPLWLQTKDRLHTPRGTDYPYPDPREHFYPNREHLHLDTTHLSGPDDWPHTEQEWHHIPQDEEDQEEVQEEEERSSDSGFCRTGEYSDSHLLEDEDELRSAEREEEEESDYDGWREEEEEEEEEDSWDLFQKPNSDYERHMPVAHC is encoded by the exons ATGCGCCAGGGCTGTGACGCCACCAAGATACTTGGACACCAGCGCTGGACACAG GAGGAGGGAATAACTGCACGCCACTTCCAATTAGTTGAGCCACTGCCGTTGACCCGGTACGAGTTTCAGGTGAGGTGCACCTGTGTGGAGGTCATGAGCCCCTGGAGTAACCTCACACTGGACACGCCTCAAGcag ctccTGTGGATTTAGTAGACATATGGACAGACTGTggcctctcctcacacacaccctgtaaCATCACTTGGAAG gaTCCTGATAGGTCTCTCCAGAGGGCCAATCTTGAGGGATTTGATTTCCGTGAGGAGTTCCAAAACGGAACCGTGCGGAAGTGGACCGTCAGCAGGTCGCCTGTGGTCAG caACTCACTAGGGGTCACCCAGCCCGCCTGCATCAACTTGGCCTTTCACACAG aagtGCCATCCATGAAGTTCACAGtcacaagagagggagagcagggtTTGACTGCTTCCTGGTCTCCGCCCCCtcacttctctgagcatgtgcAGGAGTATGTGCTTCAGAGACGGCGGGCGGGACTTCCCTTCTCAGATGAATTTGATTGGATCAGAGTCAACAGAGACAAGAATGCCACTCTTCTTAAAG GTCAGTTCAGGAACTGCACGCCGTATGACATCTCTCTATTTGTCCTGATGCTCAACCAGACCACCCAGATGATGGCATCTACTGTGGCTTTTAGCTTCCAGTGTG TTCCTCCTGAGGTTCCGTTTGACGTCCAGTGCAGACAAGACTCGGCCTTAGTCTCCTGGGCACACACTGCACTGAAGGACACAGTCGGACATATGCTGCGCTACAGACTGCAGCTTAACAAcaatacag tgTACCATGCGGAGGGCACCCAGTTCCTGCTGCTGGGTCTGCAGCCTGCCCAGACCTATGAGCTCACCCTGCAGGCAGAGACGGGGGCTGGAGTGGGGCACATCAGAAGGCTCATTTGCACCACCTCAACACCaccag GTTTCCCCGTACAAGTGGTGGTGTGGTTTCtcgcagcatgtgtgtgttgcctctCTGTTGGATG CTGGATCTACAAGACCCGCGTCCTCCACTGTGGTTATGTGCCAGACCCTAAGCATAGCCAGCTACTGCAggag ctcaacCACCTGTGGCATCCCGTGcagttctgctctctctccgaGCCTGTCTTGAAGGGCTCTCAGTTGGAAGTCGTCCCTCTTCCGGAGAAGACGGACCCTCTGTGGCTTCAGACCAAAGACCGTCTGCACACGCCACGCGGCACAGATTACCCTTACCCGGACCCCAGAGAGCACTTCTACCCCAACAGAGAGCACCTGCACCTGGACACCACACACCTGTCTGGGCCGGACGACTGGCCGCACACGGAACAGGAGTGGCACCACATCCCACAGGATGAGGAGGAccaggaggaggtgcaggaggaggaggaaaggagctCAGACAGTGGCTTCTGCAGGACAGGGGAGTACAGCGACAGCCATCTgctggaggatgaggatgagctgaggagtgcagagagagaggaggaggaggaaagtgaCTATGatgggtggagagaggaggaggaggaggaggaggaggaggatagcTGGGACTTGTTCCAGAAGCCCAACTCGGACTACGAGAGACACATGCCTGTGGCCCACTGCTAA
- the LOC125287176 gene encoding LOW QUALITY PROTEIN: transportin-2-like (The sequence of the model RefSeq protein was modified relative to this genomic sequence to represent the inferred CDS: substituted 1 base at 1 genomic stop codon) produces MEWQPDEQGLQQVLQLLKDSQSPNTATQRAVQQKLEQLNQFPDFNNYLIFVLTRLKTEDEPTRSLSGLILKNNVKAHYQNFPPAVADFIKQECLNSIGDPSPLIRATIGILITTIASKGELQTWPELLPQLCTLLNSEDYNTCEFGLQKICEDSSELLDSDALNRPLNIMIPKFLQFFKHCSPKIRSHAIACVNQFIIGRAQALMDNIDTFIESLFALATDEDSEVRKNVCRALVMLLEVRIDRLIPHMHSIIQYMLQRTQDPDENVSLEACEFWLTLAEQPICKDALAGHLAQLTPILVNGMKYSEIDIILLKGDVEEDEAVPDSEQDIKPRFHKSRTVTLQHEGGEGEEGEDIDEDDDDDDDTLSDWNLRKCSAAALDVLANVFRDDLLPHLLPLLKGLLFHPDWVIKESGILVLGAIAEGCMQGMIAYLPELIPHLVQCLSDKKALVRSIACWTLSRYAHWVVSQPPDQYLKPLMTELLKRILDGNKRVQEAACSAFATLEEEACTELVPYLAFILDTLVFAFSKYQHKNLLILYDAIGTLADSVGHHLNQPEYIQKLMPPLIQKWNELKDEDKDLFPLLECLSSVATALQSGFLPYCEPVYQRCVTLVQKTLAQAMMYTQHPDQYEAPDKDFMIVALDLLSGLAEGLGGHVEQLVARSNIMTLLFQCMQDSMPEVRQSSFALLGDLTKACFPHVKPCIAEFMPILGLNLNPEFISVCNNATWAIGEIAMQMGNTHTHTTHTHXTVRTYILYLTDTLSASIYPPVYLPQSPVLSSSPLSLSLSPSPFLSLFLSLWCSSLRNIRDNEEKDSAFRGICMMIGVNPGGVVQDFIFFCDAVASWVSPKDDLRDMFYKILHGFKDQVGEENWQQFSEQFPPLLKERLSTCYGV; encoded by the exons atggaATGGCAGCCAGATGAACAGGGCCTCCAGCAGGTCTTGCAGCTCTTGAAAGACTCCCAGTCCccaaacacagccacacaaagAGCAGTGCAACAA AAACTAGAACAACTGAACCAGTTTCCGGACTTCAACAACTACCTGATCTTCGTGCTCACCAGACTTAAAACTGAAG atgagCCCACTCGTTCTCTGAGTGGTCTGATCCTAAAGAATAATGTGAAGGCCCACTACCAGAACTTCCCTCCTGCCGTGGCCGACTTCATCAAGCAGGAATGTCTCAACAGCATCGGGGACCCCTCCCCCCTCATCCGCGCCACCAtcg GCATCCTGATCACCACCATCGCATCCAAAGGGGAGCTGCAGACGTGGCCTGAGCTGCTGCCTCAGCTCTGCACCCTGCTCAACTCTGAGGACTATAACACCTGCGAg TTTGGGCTGCAGAAGATCTGTGAGGACTCTTCTGAGCTGCTGGACAGTGATGCCCTCAACCGGCCGCTCAACATCATGATTCCCAAGTTCCTACAGTTCTTCAAGCACTGCAGCCCCaagatcag gTCTCATGCCATTGCCTGTGTGAATCAGTTCATCATTGGCAGAGCACAGGCTCTGATGGACAACATTGACACCTTCATAGAg AGCCTGTTTGCGCTGGCCACAGACGAGGACTCGGAGGTCAGGAAGAACGTGTGTCGGGCGCTTGTCATGCTGCTGGAGGTCCGCATCGACCGCCTCATACCGCACATGCACAGCATCATCCAG tacaTGCTGCAGCGTACCCAGGACCCTGATGAGAACGTGTCGCTGGAGGCGTGTGAGTTCTGGCTCACGCTGGCGGAACAGCCCATCTGCAAAGACGCGCTCGCAGGACACCTCGCGCa ACTAACGCCCATACTGGTCAACGGTATGAAGTATTCGGAGATCGACATCATCTTActcaag GGCGACGTGGAGGAGGATGAGGCCGTACCGGACAGCGAGCAGGACATCAAGCCTCGTTTCCACAAGTCCCGCACGGTCACTCTGCAGCacgaggggggggagggagaggagggagaggacatCGACGAGGACGACgacgacgatgacgacacactcTCCGACTGGAACCTAC GGAAGTGTTCTGCGGCCGCTCTGGACGTTCTGGCTAACGTGTTCCGTGACGACCTGTTGCCCCACCTGCTGCCCCTGCTGAAGGGCCTGCTGTTCCACCCCGACTGGGTCATCAAGGAGTCCGGCATCCTGGTGCTCGGCGCCATCGCAGAGG GCTGTATGCAGGGTATGATCGCGTACCTGCCCGAGCTGATCCCCCACCTGGTGCAGTGCCTGTCGGATAAGAAGGCACTGGTGCGCTCCATCGCCTGCTGGACGCTGAGCCGCTACGCCCACTGGGTGGTCAGCCAGCCGCCCGACCAGTACCTGAAGCCCCTAATGACCGAGCTGCTCAAACGCATCCTCGACGGCAACAAGAGGGTGCAGGAGGccgcctgcag tgCGTTTGCTACGCTGGAGGAGGAAGCCTGCACGGAGCTGGTTCCCTATCTGGCCTTCATCCTGGACACACTGGTCTTCGCCTTCAGCAAGTACCAGCACAAGAACCTGCTCATCCTCTACGACGCCATAGGAACCCTTGCAGATTCCGTCGGACATCACCTTAACCAGCCg GAGTACATCCAGAAGCTGATGCCCCCCCTCATTCAGAAATGGAACGAGCTGAAGGACGAGGACAAGGACCTTTTCCCCCTGCTAGAG TGTCTGTCGTCGGTGGCAACAGCGCTGCAGAGTGGATTCCTGCCGTACTGTGAGCCTGTGTACCAACGCTGCGTCACTCTGGTGCAGAAGACCCTCGCTCAGGCcatg atgtacaCTCAGCACCCTGATCAGTACGAGGCGCCGGATAAGGACTTCATGATCGTGGCGTTGGACCTGCTCAGCGGATTGGCCGAGGGCTTGGGAGGACACGTGGAGCAGCTGGTCGCCCGTAGCAACATCATGACCCTGCTCTTCCAGTGCATGCAG gacaGTATGCCAGAGGTCAGACAGAGCTCTTTTGCGCTGCTTGGAGATCTGACCAAAGCCTGCTTCCCCCATGTCAAGCCCTGcattg ctgagtTCATGCCCATCCTGGGCCTCAATCTGAACCCAGAGTTCATCTCTGTGTGTAACAATGCCACGTGGGCCATTGGGGAGATCGCTATGCAgatgggtaacacacacacacacaccacacacacacactaaacagtgAGAACATACATTCTGtacctcacagacacactctcagcATCCATCTACCCACCAGTCTACCTACCCCAGAGTCcagtcctctcttcctctcctctctccctctccctctctccctctccctttctttctctcttcctctccctct GGTGCTCATCCTTGAGGAATATCCGTGACAACGAGGAGAAAGACTCGGCATTCCGCGGAATCTGCATGATGATTGGTGTCAACCCAGGCGGCGtggtccag gacttTATCTTCTTCTGCGATGCAGTGGCATCGTGGGTCAGTCCAAAGGATGACTTGAGAGACATGTTCTATAAG ATTCTGCACGGTTTTAAGGATCAGGTCGGGGAGGAGAATTGGCAGCAGTTCTCAGAGCAGTTTCCACCACTACTGAAGGAGCGGCTGTCCACCTGCTACGGCGTCTAG